The nucleotide window GCGCAAACGCGGCGATGCGGACCATCATGCGGTCGTCGGTTTCAGACGGATGGCGCGCGATCGTGAGCGCATGGTCGGCGTAATAGTGCCGATCCATGTCCGCGATCTGCAGTTCTGCCTTGTAGATGGTCGATTTGAGTGCCATACCGAATTCCGGGCGCGCGAAAGCCGCACATGATAGCGAAGTTTCCAGCAAGCCACGTGCCGGTCGAGTAGACGCGCAGCGCGCGACGGCGCATTCCGGATAGTCTGAGCAGAAGATGACGGGGGTTTGACAGCGGCGCGCGGCGCGTTGCATCACGTCACGGCAGCGTACCCGGCAAACACGATGGCCCGGCGCACGTGCGTCGGGCCATGATGCGAGGGGCGCGTTGACACCTCATGAGTATCTTCCGGATGCGACTCCCACGTCTCGTGGGTTAGCGCAATGTCCGGCAGATGGAAATGCGGACTTACTGCTTGATGAAGCGGTCGGTGGTCCAGAGGCCTTGCTCGTCGGTGTTCGCCGCATTGACGAATTCGACGTCATGACCCACCACCTGTACGACGCGGAACGATTGGTTGTCGGGCGTGGACAGACACTGGAATCCAGTGAAGTACTCTTGCATCTGCTGACGCTCGCCGGCCTGCTCGTGCAGCGCGACGGCGTCGAGCTTGTCCTTCGAGAGGCAACCATAGGAACCCGGCTTGAGCTGCACCGTTTGCTGCGGCTTGACGCCGACATCCTGAGCCTGAGCCGCAAAGGCGCAAGCAAGGCTGGCCGCCACGACGGCGATACCGGATAGCATTTTCATTTTTGCCTCCTGCGGGTTATTACTCAGGTTAGCTATGTATTTAACTCTCATGCCGCACCCGCATCGTTAAACATAGAAAACTGTGGAAAGACTGCAAGGCCGACTTGTGTGCGCTTGCAACAGTCGCGGATGGTTGCAGCATGGTGTCGGGCGACGTGATGACAGTCAGCTTGACCCAGCAGGGCGTCCAGCAGCACACCGAAGCTTTCATTACAAAGCCCCATGCCTTATCCAACAAGGCGCAGCCGGTTATAGCCGGAATAGGACATTCGAGTTTGTTTTGATTTAAACGGTTTAGTAGATGCCCGAACTGACAATGACGCGGCGCACCTAAAATGACATGCGCGCCAATTGGAAGCTGGCGCATTAATGGATTGGTGACAGAATAAAAACGATGCCAGGGCGCTCCTGAAGCTATCGAAAAGAAGCCGCACGCCACGCTTGCGTAGCGCAAAAGTTCGTGGATAAATCGGGCTTCCCAAAGGAGGAACCCCATGACTTTCGCTCACTGGCTGCCGTTCGCGATTGCGTCGGCCATTCTCGTTGCCATTCCCGGCCCCACCGTGCTGCTCGTCGTTTCCTATGCGCTTGGCCACGGCCGCCGCTACGCGCTCGCAACCACGGCTGGTGTCGCGCTCGGCGACTTCACGGCAATGACCGCTTCCATGCTCGGGCTCGGCGTGGTCCTGGCGGCCTCCGCCACGCTGTTCACGGCGCTGAAATGGGTTGGCGCGGCCTACCTGGTCTACCTCGGCGTGAAGCTCTGGCGCGCACCCGTTGGCGAAGACGACGCACCGGACACGTCCGAGACGCGCACTGGCCGCATCTTTGCGCATGCATACGCGGTCACCGCGCTCAACCCGAAGAGCATCATTTTCTTCGTCGCCTTCGTGCCGCAGTTCATCGACCCGCATACGGCCATGACGCCGCAGATCGTCGTGTTCGAAGCCACCTTCCTCGCGCTCGCGACGTTCAACGCATTCGCCTATGCGCTGCTCGCCGCGGCCGCGCGCAAGGTCGTGCGCAGCCAGCGCGTGCAGCGGGCGATCAATCGAACCGGGGGTACGCTGCTCATCGGTGCTGGGCTCTTTGCTGCCGCGTGGAGGAAGTCGACGGCATAGACGCCTCGTTTGGCTCGATGGCGACCGTGGCGCGGGCCACGTTCAGAGGCCCGCGAACCGGGTACGCGGGCTGCGCAGCGTGGCTTGTGATGGTTGGCGAACATTGTTTTGAAGCTTCGGTGCGCGCCTGATGTGCAAACTGTCGCGTCCCGGCTACAATGCAGTTGCAAACCGCTTGACAAGCAGGAGGTAATCGTGATCGAACACGTAATACTGGGCGCGTTTCTGGTGATCCCCCTCGTCATTGTCGTCTTCTTGTTTTCCGATGAGATTCTCGAAGAGCACCGACAGCGTGTCGAAGCGGGAGACGGACATCACATGGACTGGCGTCATCCGTTACGCAGCTTCCTGCATCACTGAGCGGGAGCACGTATCGCGCGGATGAACGCGCCGAAGCACAGGGGTGGCACTCGTGGAATTCGAGTTCTCCTGGATGGCGTACTTCGTCGCATTGTTCGTGCTGATGGTGCTATCCATCGCGCTCACCCTTCTCTGTCCGTCTGCCGGGCAGCGCGGTAGCACACCGCGCTCACGCGAGGCAGACGCGCACGACGGCGAGCACGCACGCTGACGGGATTCGCTCCCGGTCAGCGCGCGCTGCCAACCATCATCTTCACGTAATTCGTCGTTACCACTTGCAGCACCTGTATCCAGCAATCAAGCTGACAATCGGTCGCATGTTTTCAAAGGTTCTCAGGGAGAACGACATGCGAAAGATGGCGGCCGTTTTGGTGCTGGCGGGGTGCGCGGTGGCGGCAGGCCCCGCGAGCGCACACGATCACGGCGGTGATGTGGTGGGTGCGCTGGTTGGCGGCGCGTTGATTGGCGCCGCGGTGGGCGCCGTGCTGAACAGCGGCCCGGCGGTAGCCTACCCGGCTCAACCGGTCTATGTGCAGCCCGCGCCAGTCTATGCGCAGCCGGCGCCGGTTTATGCCGCCGCTCCGGCCGGCGCGGCGTGCTACGACCAGTATTCGGGCCGCTATGTGTCCTGCGCGCCGGCGCAGCCTGCGCCGCCGCCGCAATACGACGACGGCTACGCGCAGCCCGGCTATGGACAACAGCCGGTTTATGCCCAGCCCGGCGCCGGCTGGTAACTCATGCAGCGGCGCGCTTCACGCGGGTAGTTCTTCGTACCTAGCCCGTCTGCTCGACGGGCGTCACGCTCAGGTTAAGCCGCTGAGTCAGGCGGATCACACCGATATCCACGACGCGATCAATGCGCGAAACGTCGAAGAGACGCTGCAACGTGTCGATACCGTCCACCGGCACGCCGTCGATCGTCACGATCGTGTCGTCCACGCGCAGGCCGCCGAGCGCAGCGGGACTGCCCTTGACGATCTCCATCACGCGCACGCCGGTCGTCGCGCTCAGGTCGAAATAACGCTGCACCCTGCGCGCGACCGGCACCGTGGTGCCGGCAATGCCGATATAGGCGCGGCGCACCCGGCCGTGCGCGAAGAGCTGCGTGATGACCCACTTTGCCGTGTCGATGGCCGTGGCGAAGCAGATGGCTTGCGCACCTGGAATGATCGCCGTATTCACGCCGATCACCTGACCTGCCGAATTGATGAGTGGTCCGCCCGAGTTGCCCGGATTGAGCGCGGCGTCAGTCTGGATCACGTCGTAGATCATGCGGCCGGACTCGGAGCGCAGCGAGCGGCCGAGCGCCGACACGACGCCCGCCGTCACCGTTTGCGCGAGGCCCAGCGGGCTGCCCACGGCGATCGCGATCTGCCCGACGCGCAGGCCCGCTGAATCGCCCAGCTGCGCGTGCGGCAGCGCCTCCGGCGCGCCGATACGTAACACGGCGAGGTCCGTGCTCGGGTCGTCGCCGACGAGGTCGGCGCTCTGCGTCGAACCGTCCGCGAGCGTCACGCTGAGCTTGCTTGCTCCATGCACCACGTGGCTATTCGTCAGCAAGTACCCGTCCGGCGTGAACAGGAAGCCCGAGCCGCTGCCGCCGCGTGCGGGAGCTTGCCCGGATGCGCGGCGCTCGACGGCTATGTGCGCGACGGCTGGCTGCACGCGCTCCAGCGCGCCGATCACCGTGCGCGAATAGGCATCGAGGAGCGCGCCGTCGTCGATGCCGGGACGCTGGCTCGCGCCGTCGGGAGGGACGCCGCGAGCCAGATCGTCAATGAAGGAAGGTCGTCTGCCCACGATCTGAATCTCCGAAAAAAGTGGGCTTTACATGCAGGGGGCGTGCGATGTTTTCAAGAGTGCGAGCGAGGTCGGCCAAAACGTTAAGGATTATTAAATCAGGGCGCAAGTCGCTGCTGCGCCCGGAACGGGCCGTGAGAATGGCGAGGCGGCGGCAACCCCTCGGCGCCGCGTAGGATGCCTAATGGCAAGCTCTTGACCGCGGCCCCTGCCGCGGTTTTTTTTCCGTCTGCCGGTCCCTCGCAAGCCGCCCCGGAAAAGAAAAAAGCCCGCTTGCGCGGGCTAATCCATGCTCGGGTGACATGGCGAGGTTAATCGGGAATTCGCGGCGCGGAACGCTCGCGGAGCAAAGTCGTGAACCGGTAAATCATGCGGCCAGCGCTTCTCGCGCCTTTGTGCCGATGGCAGCCTGGCGCGCTTCGAGCGCGACCATGAGCGCGTCGACCGTACGGAACTGGGATTGTGTGATCTGGGCGAGGTCAAGCAACGCCGAGAGGCGCTCGTACCAGTAATTGAATGAAAAGACTGCCGGCGTCGTGCCAGCGGATAACGAGGGCGCCATTGCGCGCGTGATATGCGCGATCTCGTCGTCGATGAATCTCATGGCTGCCCCCGTGTACTGGTCCAACGTCTTGTGAAACCGTGTCTCGCCACTTTAGTTCGGCGGCGGCGCGTGTACAGCTATCACATCGGATAGGTCAAGTTCAAAGGTCAGACGTCAACCTTTCAAGGGGCTTGTTACGGTCCCCTTAATGTCGCCAGCCGTGCCCGTAATAGCCGCCCACGCCAACCCCAATATCCACCGACGGCGCCGCATAGTAGCCCGGCGCATAGCCATAGCCATAGCCATAGGCTGGCGCAGGAGCGTACGCGTACGGCGGCGCCACCACACAACCCGTGAGGCCGGCCGACAAGGCAACCAGAGCAATCGCGCAGAAGAGTGTTTTCATAGTCGTTCTCCTATGCCACCGATTGTCGACGAGCCGCGTCGAGGCAAGGGTTTGGAAAAGCAACGATGTGTGTCCGCAAATTACAGCCGACCGCTACGGACGCTGTGCCTTTATGGAGGGAGAGAGAAGCTGTTAGCGAGCGGGAGAGACGCGCCGCCCGCTAAAGAATGGCCTGCTAGCGAATTTCTGAATGAATCGCACTACGAATTAAATGATGTTGCAGTTAGCTCGTAGTGCGCAGAAGTGAGGCTGAACAAGCTTTGCTTTTGAGCGCGTCGCCAGCTTGCATGACGGTCGCCGGAAAAAGCGCCCAGGCCCTAAGGCCTGAGCGAAGCCGTCGCGTCAACGACGGCGGAGGTATTCACTTAGGTATGCGAAGCGCTTGCAGTGGATCATGGCAAGCGTTTCAGCGATATTTCCTTGTTACGGATGGTTATACATCGCGTTCCAGTCGGATTTGGGCACCGCCGGGCGGCTCGCATCCGAGTTGCCGGTTGCCGTGCCGCCATAGCCGCTCGTTGCGCCGTTCGCGGCCGCCACCTTGGCTTCGGCGGCGAGAAGATCGTCGGGGTAGTGCGGGTCGGCCCCTGCGCCCGGACGCCAGCCCGCTTTCTCGAGCTGCACGAGCTCGGCGCGCACCTGAGCGCGGGTAACGGGCGCATTCGATTGCGC belongs to Paraburkholderia flagellata and includes:
- a CDS encoding DUF4148 domain-containing protein, which gives rise to MKSLIQAVAVTVALVVPVASFAQSNAPVTRAQVRAELVQLEKAGWRPGAGADPHYPDDLLAAEAKVAAANGATSGYGGTATGNSDASRPAVPKSDWNAMYNHP
- the sap1 gene encoding surface attachment protein Sap1, with the translated sequence MKMLSGIAVVAASLACAFAAQAQDVGVKPQQTVQLKPGSYGCLSKDKLDAVALHEQAGERQQMQEYFTGFQCLSTPDNQSFRVVQVVGHDVEFVNAANTDEQGLWTTDRFIKQ
- a CDS encoding ecotin precursor, giving the protein MRKMAAVLVLAGCAVAAGPASAHDHGGDVVGALVGGALIGAAVGAVLNSGPAVAYPAQPVYVQPAPVYAQPAPVYAAAPAGAACYDQYSGRYVSCAPAQPAPPPQYDDGYAQPGYGQQPVYAQPGAGW
- a CDS encoding LysE family translocator is translated as MTFAHWLPFAIASAILVAIPGPTVLLVVSYALGHGRRYALATTAGVALGDFTAMTASMLGLGVVLAASATLFTALKWVGAAYLVYLGVKLWRAPVGEDDAPDTSETRTGRIFAHAYAVTALNPKSIIFFVAFVPQFIDPHTAMTPQIVVFEATFLALATFNAFAYALLAAAARKVVRSQRVQRAINRTGGTLLIGAGLFAAAWRKSTA
- a CDS encoding S1C family serine protease; the protein is MGRRPSFIDDLARGVPPDGASQRPGIDDGALLDAYSRTVIGALERVQPAVAHIAVERRASGQAPARGGSGSGFLFTPDGYLLTNSHVVHGASKLSVTLADGSTQSADLVGDDPSTDLAVLRIGAPEALPHAQLGDSAGLRVGQIAIAVGSPLGLAQTVTAGVVSALGRSLRSESGRMIYDVIQTDAALNPGNSGGPLINSAGQVIGVNTAIIPGAQAICFATAIDTAKWVITQLFAHGRVRRAYIGIAGTTVPVARRVQRYFDLSATTGVRVMEIVKGSPAALGGLRVDDTIVTIDGVPVDGIDTLQRLFDVSRIDRVVDIGVIRLTQRLNLSVTPVEQTG